tgcatggttcagattttgttacctcaccTTAAGACAAAGATGAATAgcttgctaagaacttttcatcgaTCTCATCTTTTGATTCCACTAATCACATCCTACCTAATATAGCCAataaacaggttgatccattgcttgaaaTTCATATCACtacagcttctgtatctaaagtgattttctgCTTAGACTACACTACAGCTTGTGGTTGGGACAGCATACTAGTTATAGTTTTGAAGAAATGTTCTCTATACTTGCAGaagctgtcgtctatacttttaaaactatttaacaagtgcttatcagaggcTTGTTTcaccagcctgctggaaagcttTAATAATAGCTAgtatatcaaattataaatattctgaaactaaaattcaaaagcttgaatacaattttttatttttattattgcaatgaATATAACAgctaataaagtatttatattttattaaagaaaaaaaaatggtgcGAAAAAGTTTTCTGCCAAATACCGcagactttttttattaaattctgcaatatttgattaaaaaaaacccaaaagcacagtgtattaaaaaaagatttttttagctttaaatgaAAGAACACATAATTCTATTTCAAAATCTATCTTGACTATAAGTTTAAGCAATTATTTAGTATCTATTATGTTGAatgcagaaaaataatattctaaccttttatgaagttattttgagacaaacaacaacaaaatttgtggctatttaactaaaataagatatcCCATCATAATTCTCTAGTTTTAAAGTCTGCTGCAGTATATGATGATATACTCAACTAATATAGCTGAATTTACTACAACTATctacaaatatttcttttactttAGAAAGCAATCAATATTCGTAAACTAAATTCCTTATAAGTTATTGTTTGTAATTTGTGATAGAGTTTCTGCAAATCataagttgtttaaaatgcattttaaatgaTTCATTTATAACTTATCCACCACATTATAATAAGacaacttgttgctctcttaTTCGAATATGATTTATTCAACATAAAACATGCTTATTAAAAAGGTATATGTAGAACAATGGTATGTTTATATTGTGGAACCATATTACTTAAATATTCTATAAAGACAGAAAATGTTGCTTTCGTATTTAAACTTACCTATAATTACTTTTGAGCTTTTACTAGCATATTTATTAAGTAGAATTAAACTTGCTGCctaagtaataagtttttattgtattaaaagtcttattatgttatgtaatagttaatttaaaaattatttttgacacTAACAATCTCTTAACGCTTGCAAGGATAACCTATCTTTTAATGACTTTAGCTTCAATaacaacacaataaaaaaatatttcaagtagCTGGAAATGTAATGTATTTAGCCACACAGGTAATATAAAGTAGTAGTAATTAAGTATTGAGTTatgccgaaaaaaaaaaagctaagaGCAAGGAAAAATTGTTTGCATTGTTTATAAGAATATGTTATtagatttgtttaaaactaaatatatatatatttctataaaatatatgtaaaatattaatagtGTCATTGATATCTTAATGGCACCACTGATATTTTAGAAATTCAAATTGgtaattgaaaaattatattaggtttattaatcaattttgcattgctAAATCATTATAAGCTCTtagatttgtttaaaactatatatatttttttatatatgtaaaatattacaaacatatgtaaaatattagtgatgtcattattattttaaaattaaaaagacagttgtattatttttattaatttttcttgtattgttattttattataaagttactacaccataaaactattaaatatacattaagTGTTTATTTTACTACTTCAGGAGAAGTTAATAatataccaataatattttttaaaagtatatggCTATGAATATAGCTGTTTTAGTAAGTTCACGTCATCTCACTTACTCTTTAATGTCCTTTCTCTGAAATTGAGggtgttttttttaactgatattttttatacattaattttgtttgactttttaaatcttgaaaGCTTTCAgctttttttgctaaataaaagttacGAAATTCATTGTCCAACACTGAATCTAATAATCATTGTTTAACACTGTATATACAGTGTTAGACAATCATGCACATTCAGCAACAagcaaatataataaacattgcTCATGATGTAATTTAGACATATTATAACCAAAACTAATTTGTAGAATAAGAGGTACCAAAAACATTCCTATTAagtcataaaataatattttgttttgtaatgtAGTTGGATTCAtgcttaaatgttaaaatatcattgataaaaGAGTTACCAGTCAGATTGGCAAAGACAAGATTTGCTACttcaaaacttaaaagaaaagtaCAATTTTGgctaaggttttaaaaataacttgttgtttcagaaaatattttgtaaaatctgtGGTAAAAATTTTAGCATTTCCATCAAAtgaattaattacatttttaccAAAGACTAAGCTGTGAtgactttattttgaaatacttgaaatatttatacttggttttatatttttaaattcagctTATAGCAGTGTACCATTTATCTGTAGCAAGCTTTTCTGCAATCTGAACTTAATAGTTTTGAAACCTAATAGGATAAAGaataacattttctttcttttattctttactaagtTGTTTAGTAAACTTGTCTTTGTGTTTGGCATTATGGTGATGACAAGATGACAAGTCACCTTGCGATATACATGGTTACTTGCaaaataaacacataaatatactTTCTTGACTTTAGTTAGGATAAGTTAAATTAagtaatctaattttaaaactaaaattgagcTCTGTTCCCAACAAATAGCAACTCAATAGCAgctaaaaaatttcattaaaattatataagtcTGTGCcagaaaaagtaatttaaaagatatttgatGCACTCTCAGTCAGGTCACCTCATAAAGTTCGAGATATTTTATGAAATCTATAGATAATGGCCAGCATTTCCAAACTAGTTAAATGCAATGACAATGCTTGAGCTATTGAAAATAGtgtaataactttttgtttactttaatgATTGTTTCTTGTATTGTATcaattacttaataaataattgttttgatcttcttattttatataaaatacaaataaaacaagTGAGGTATATGCTGGGTTAAGGTAAAGAGGAGCAAGTTTATTGAAACTGCCTTAcgtaatttaaataatgtcCTGAAATAATCCTGAAATTCGAAAAAATTATGTATGTTCTATGTGCTTTagttaatttgttttcattctATATATTTTAGTGTATGTCTTTgtgtttattattacttattttatattttaagaattGTTGTCACTCTTTTGATCACACTTTTGTATGAGTTATACCATCCTAATAAATCaataacttaatattataagtaatattatgtttataactgccattttattattattttattatatatatattttttttttattcatcattattattgttattatttataatattattattactaatatcaatacattgtaaaaatgatttatggaaaataaatagcttaatgttgttgttgtatGCAAGTAGTTTTGATTAATGGCTTTGCTTTTTAAGTGgtttttttaaaggaatgttAACAACCGGTTTCGGttcaaagtgttaaaaaaacataaaagtaaagttttcatttttatgttttttaaaatatatagttgaATAAAATAGaacaccaaaaatatttttttttttgaaaaaaattgctagCCCAAGTCAAAACCCTGAATCAATGTGTGGTACTCCTCGTATATACGTTTTACTCctcatatatatgttttataaaagtcAATGTATATACACTtcttacatattttatttacctaaGTCAGTTGATGTATTTACACTCTGGCGcacctaaaaaataaacaaataaaaacaagttaattaaaacaataacatttatatatatttatatacacacacacttttaaatacaatattctttttagaaaatatttatatataaaactaaaaatggcAACTGGAGATATAAGAAACAATTTACGCAAGCTTGTAAGTGAGCTTAAGAATATCAAATATGAAGAAAATCTTGATTTTGAGCAAATGATTATTGGAGTTTCTACACCCTTTTTGCCCATATTATTCCATGTTTTTATGGAATACTCCAGCGAATTAACCTCTTACTTTTTATCTAAAGGTTATAATTTCTATGGAAAGAGTGATTCAAGATTTCTAGAATCTGTTTATAGAATACTTGTTCAAGAGTTTCAAGAAAAACCTTTGCTTACAAAACAGCAGTTTTTTTCGATCGGATTTGCAGaagttaaagtaatttttgttacaaaaattttaaaactttgtataaaaaaaaataaggatatTTTGTTAAAGcaagcattgaaaaaaaagctaaagCATAATTCTGATCCAAGTCAGAGTGTTGTGTTTGGTAATGGTAGTTCAGAAAAAGGACTAAGATGTGTTTCAAATTTTGAGGACAATGAAATTAAACCTGTTGTAGCTCCATCTGCTGTTTTTAATAGTTTGCCTTTACCCACTCCAGAACTTGCTTTAACTCcaattaaaaaaggaagtatTTATTCGAATTCACAATCCAAAACTTACTCTGAATTACCAAAACATGAAATGAATGAGTTAAAATCCAATGTAGAAAAGATTAAATGTGATTCTTATGTTGAAAAAGATAACTTTGATActctaaaaaaatcaactcATTCAGAAGATTTATTTGTTAAGAAagacaataatttttatgtttctcCTCATATactaaatcatttaaaacaaaactcaaaagCTTTAGAACATCTGGTTAATCAAGCCAATTTATCAAAAGATGAGCCTTCACATGGAGCTTTAGATGGTTTAAGTTCATgcttaaattgtttgaaaaattctGAATTAATACGTGATTTAGACATCAAAGTTCAGAAAATAGAACAAGCACTTGATGCATCATCTAATTTAAATGTTGATCTTAAAGCTAGAGTTTCAATTATGGAGATTCAAATTAAAGCAATGGAGAAGAAACTTTCAGAAAAtagtattattaacaaaaatgatAACATTGACTTACCTGATTTAGAAAATGAAAAGCCTTACAATTCAAATAACATAGAAAAAGGTAAAATCAgagacttgaaaaaaaaagatgtttcttATTGTGAATATTCACCTGTAAAGTATACAGATGATgaagaaattattaaagattttaaaccaataagttacaaaaattttaatgatgacTATTATTTAAGGGAGGAAGAAAAGgaaaattttgattattcttCATTGAGCAATTCCaatattgattttgaaatttcaaaagttGATGGTAAACTATCATCAGTTGATAATAAAtgtactgaaaaaaatattcaaacaaatattttaacatcaaacaatttcatttttgatgCAAAGACAAGTGAAACTGTTAAAAGCGTGAAGCAGCGTTTGGAAGAGACTGAAAGGTTgttgcttgataaaaaaaacagagtttctaattgaattttataagataatattattacagaCTAATATTGAtttctgtttttattagaattttataactatcatatttaatattaataaattagtttagtttatgTAATTGTTTgtggtataatttttttgtaaaaatttattttgcttgtatTGTAATTTGTAAGTTATTAACgcaatatttataacaaatggaataatactataataatttatcttatctttttttatataatattgtacatatttaaagttatgtttcaaaagatagatatttattttttactactttatcTTATATTGTCTATcgtgtttataatttattagttgttttttagttCACTTGAATTAATACTAAACTGGTTAAATACTTTGATTATTACTCAacaaattgattaaaataaaattgaaataataaaatgtaaaaataactatatagagagcttgttatttatataatatttcctCTTTCTCattcaatatttcaatatatatatatatatatatatatatatatatatatatatttatatatatatatatatatatatatatatatatatatatatatatatatatatatatatatttaatgatagattatgtttttaatatatatttatatatcataattTTCTAAATGTCCTAATAATGGGTGTTAATCAAGAAGAACTTCATTGGATAGATGAGATagtaagttttattataaattgtaaattgcttatttaagtttattttggtaacttttttttcacaaaattaacTATTCTTATAGTGTGCATGTAATGGTTTGCAAAGTGAAAAATCAAGCCTCAATAGTATTGAGCATATAGAGCTATTTTTGAGTAGTATTCATATAATTCCATCTATGaagtgttttataaatttatctttgttGAAATTTGTTGGATCTAACATTTCAAAGATTGCAAATTTGTGTCAACTTGTCAATCTCAAAGAACTGTGGATATGCGAAGGAAATCtaaaagtgaaaatatttttatttataattaataatgcttttaataaatcactttactttaaataatataacactATAATTGACTTGGGCTTTGCTTCTactgacaaaaatatttaaaataattttgataattgaAGTAAATAcaagtcaaataaaaagtttagtattttaCTGACAACTTTTTAACTGctttatccattttattaaccataaaaatttaatttctattttaagaAACCTCTTTTGTCacaacatacatacatacatacatacatttatttcACCatgaaatatgaaaatttacaataatattttaataactcaCATAAAtaaggttaggtgtcactcatatagttaaaaactggagtcaatggagtgacacctaaaaaacaaacaaaaaaacaaaaaccaaataaaactataaataaaacagaaagaatttaaaataaaataaagagaaaaaaaaatttaaaaaaaaaaaacgaaaagaaaaaaaagaaaataaagcactaataaataaagatactattaataattgcaataataataaaataaaaataataatagtattaataataatgtgaataaaaaaacattaaaaatagtaaatatattatgataactttactaaaaattataactaatgataaaaactatggtaaaaataattatagtaaagTTTGTAACTATGACagaaattcttaaaataaacataacaattGCAATTGCTTTGTTCTTTACGTCAATTAACATTTTAATCAActtgttctttattttaaattgaagtaAAGATAGGATAATTCCTAAAaccaaaaattagaaaaaaagaaataaaaaataataaaataaaggaaatgttgcagtaataaaataaaattagctgtAAAGAGTCAAAGTAAcaggaattatttttttccggatatttctgCAATTCCggatatttctatatatttttgtgaataTCCAAATAGTTTTCTGGAAATacaagttgaaaatatttttttgtcatcaaataattaaaaattaataggtATCATTCATCAATTACtttatgctatattttactTAGGTGAGtcattatttgtacaaataattttttcttatttgtacgcaaatatttattaataaagggATTTCCAAGCATTAAGAGAAATAGGAgcaattgctcagctttacgtgaataaaaatttgagcaaaatggctaaaaattatattcacataaagctgagcaattactcaaacaattatttttaccatagtttttattgttagttataatttttagtaaagttatCATGATATAGTTACtataagtaatgtttttttattcacattattattcaaaaaaatattgaattagatttaaataagatataaaagtattttatatcttatttaatgatttcttttattcaaaatatttgatCACTGCTAAATTCCTTTAGACTGTTGTgattagttattgttttttaataattatatcgTACTTTATGGTGCTTTATTTTCCTAGTTTTATCTAATGATTTATAAAttgaatcaaaatattaaagtttaaatcataatctttattaataataaaaatatctaggaattaaacttagaaataaaatcgaataagaaataaattaagaatGAGCAAAGCAACCTAAAGTCTATTAGATTATTTGAATATAGATGAAAACAAACGCTCAaaagttatttgtaaattttacaaaataaaaaatatcaatagtaGGAACATCtgccaaaaatatttatttacattttcatttCGTGATTTTAAACTTATCTCTTTGTATGGTTTGGATCCATAAGTCATATAATTACTTTTCTACATTTTAAAAAGACACTAAAAGTGTAAGGAGCACCTGATAAAAGTctgttcaaaaaatatataaaggtTTAGTGGTTGCAGATATgcttatatattaatttaggCTTATGGTTTGTTGGCTTGTTTAtggaaatatataaatacaaaaattaaaaagctgatgtttttaaaacaattggcATCGATATATGTGATGTGGGGGCAGGGGGATATTCTTTTGGTAGCCTCCCCATACCTAAAATCGGTATGGCaacaatgatttttaaatatcactTTGTTTGTGTTCACCTTGCTTAGTTTTATCTGAAGATAAggagtaaatttaaataaccaTCTTGTTGTAAAAGGCATTTCTTTGAATACTTGAATTTAGCAGTGGATATAAGTGTATGCTTCTTTTGGTACGCTaagaaaagctattttttttaagattttgataaatgttcgagtcacaaatatttgtaaatatttgttgaaaagtattttgaacatttagcaactacattttaaaagttttaattttagtagttattaaatgttaaaaatactttaagcaGTTTTCAgtcaatatttacaaatagcatagtatttgcaaaattaaaatgatagTAATTACACTTATTAAATGTTTACACCTCATATTCGAAGGTATTGGTTCCtaatactaatttaatttaagtattatcTACATGTAATATAATGTGTTATATAGACGGCAACTATTTGagtacaaaatataaatgttttaataagcGTATTTactacaatttaatttttatttttatttaaatattagcgGTTCtgtttgtttaacttttattaaaagttaataattttcacAGTGCTTTAAGGcgctttttgaataaaagagaTAATTCAGTAAACTTAATGAGTAAAATGTATATCAAGTCTTCCTAGGAGACCCGTACTATTTTCCATCTTGTTTGTTcaccaaaaagttttttatttagacaacttggtcacggtcatttgcaagttttatatattaaacgcCAATACTTTGCAgcaaaaactaagttttaaaaacaaagaaagcaaaactaacaaaataggaaattaaaataaatttaaatttaaagaaaaaataataaataatattttaaataatttgtgtactgtttttattttcgtttcTTTCGGGTTGTTATTTTCAGCAGCGAAATTGGACAaggcaatgaaaaaaaaaaaaaaaaaaaaaaattttaagtcgacattaaaaagactaattttcctttactttatcttttttttttaaaaaggaaagcaaaaataaaaattaaatataaaataattatctgtttgtaaaatatatttgtataattttaatgtaaataatatattgtcCCTATATAAATACTTCTATGTAATGCACGCATATATGTTAATATACACTTATATTTTGGTTTGTTCATGTATGCATATATACGTATCTACTTCATAGGCTCTACTTTCTTCAtcccttttttaattatataattaaatttgtaagtTCATCAGTATATGCACGTTTAGTTTATTTGGATAAGGCATTTACTTCATACATGGAATGTAATTTGAAACCCACTTCTgtccaattttttattatttttctcttaAATCACGCTGCTCATATATTTACTTTGTAACCATTTTCTTTGCAACCAGTTTATTTAAAGATGGCTTTTCCCCTTTAAATGGAGTGCttctttaattttcaatttttctaaagcTCAGtccaaaaaattactttaaatctaaACATCCGGTTCTCATTTCTTATTTAACGAGAAATAATATGATCAATTAGATGGCATTGCCATGGTTCTCCTTTAGCGCCAattttagctaatatttttattgggtTTTGCGAACAAAAATGGGTTAGTAATTGCTCCTCCTCCATACCAATTTTCTATAGACATTATGTGGATGatattatcactatttttaatTCAGAGTTTGAAGCTCAGAAATTTTTTACACATCTTAATAAActttagatttagtaaaatttgagtaaaatccTATACATGGAAGCTtataatatcttatattatgattatcaatactatttttttacagatggatttaactttttattaacaaataatttaatttcagtgTCAACTATTTTAGGTGGATATTATTCcctattgttataaaattggtCTTATATGTTGTTTAATTGATAGAATGTATAAAATCAACAACGCATGGCTAGGATTTGATAAGGACATAAAAATCTAtctaatgctttaaaaaataaccaatatCCACCTAAAATAGTTGAcactgaaattaaattatttgttaataaaaagttaaatccaTCTGTAAAAAGATGGTATTGATAATCataatataagatattataAGCTTCCATGTATAggattttactcaaattttactaaatctaaagttaataaaatcaataaaaaaatattgtaaagatgttataattaatttaattttcactaccaaaaaattacaaaacagtTTATGTATAAAAGATCCACTTCCTAAGCTGCTCAAATCCaatgttgtttacaaattttcttgTGCTGGATGTAATGCCAGTTATATTTG
This Hydra vulgaris chromosome 04, alternate assembly HydraT2T_AEP DNA region includes the following protein-coding sequences:
- the LOC100199304 gene encoding uncharacterized protein LOC100199304, encoding MATGDIRNNLRKLVSELKNIKYEENLDFEQMIIGVSTPFLPILFHVFMEYSSELTSYFLSKGYNFYGKSDSRFLESVYRILVQEFQEKPLLTKQQFFSIGFAEVKVIFVTKILKLCIKKNKDILLKQALKKKLKHNSDPSQSVVFGNGSSEKGLRCVSNFEDNEIKPVVAPSAVFNSLPLPTPELALTPIKKGSIYSNSQSKTYSELPKHEMNELKSNVEKIKCDSYVEKDNFDTLKKSTHSEDLFVKKDNNFYVSPHILNHLKQNSKALEHLVNQANLSKDEPSHGALDGLSSCLNCLKNSELIRDLDIKVQKIEQALDASSNLNVDLKARVSIMEIQIKAMEKKLSENSIINKNDNIDLPDLENEKPYNSNNIEKGKIRDLKKKDVSYCEYSPVKYTDDEEIIKDFKPISYKNFNDDYYLREEEKENFDYSSLSNSNIDFEISKVDGKLSSVDNKCTEKNIQTNILTSNNFIFDAKTSETVKSVKQRLEETERLLLDKKNRVSN